The Prionailurus bengalensis isolate Pbe53 chromosome E4, Fcat_Pben_1.1_paternal_pri, whole genome shotgun sequence region atgacatttaagGTCACGTGACAAGTGGGAAGGACGTGGCTGTGGCAGGAACGCAGCgaagaaagaaacaatcagacaaACCCAAGCCGGGACCTTCCGCCCGTATCCTCCCGAATGTTGATGCcatgaaaaacaaagctgagaaaCTGCTGCAGAtcgaagaaaaagaaacaggacaaCGAAATGCAACTTGAGCTCCTGGCCTGGGGTGGGAAAGTGCTACAGAGACCATTACTGAGAAAATTGGGAAATTTTTAATATGGGCTTCATATCAGATGAAGATATTATATTAATTCTAAATGTCCGGAATTTGATCACTGAACCTGGTTGTGCGAGACGGTATCCCTGGTCTCAGGACAGACACCCTGAAGTACTTGGGATAAAGGGTCACAGtgtctgcaacttactctcaaacAGGAGAACAAagattaataatagtaatagactttttaaaagactttcttattaagtaggctccacacccaacctgGAGCTTGGATTCACGACCCTGAGAGCAAAAGCAGCATGAGCTACAGACGTCCCAGTAAAaagaaagggcattccaggcgGAGAGAggtgtgcaaaggtcctgaggtagcaCAGAGCTTGGCTTGCTTAGGCTAGTCAGCCAGATGACCCAAGGATCCGAGCCAGGGAGACAAGGTACCACATAAAGAGATATTGTGTATCTGGATGGAGCAGCTGACTTAGGGAGACACCTAGGAGATCCTGCCCTGGGCCAGGCCTCCAGCCAGGGCAATAGAGTACAGACCCCGAGAAGGATTTTGGAGTCTGTGCTCACGGGACAGGATGTGTGCCGGTTTGgatgcaggggggagggggggcgggggaggggagggaggtttaagagagaaagagaggggtcaAGGGGCACTGCAGTTTCTGGTCTGAACCACCGGGTGGACGGGATGCCATTTACTGAAAGGTGGGAAGGCTGGAGGTCCGGTATAGACGGAGCACTGGGGCTTGGACGAGGAGAGTCTGAGGCGTCCAAGTAGGCCACTGCGCCCCGGGCACCCAGCGCAGTGCGCGCGCGGCACAGAACGGACTGCGGCAAGGGCGGGGGGACGGGTGGCTGCGCCCCGCACGCCCCGCCTGCATCTCCCACGTGGCCTCGGCAGCTGAGGCTCCCGCCGCAGGTCCCCGGGCCCGGGCCCTCCCTGCGCCCATCAGGAACGCACCCCGCTCCCTGGCCAAGCCCCGGCTCCCAGAACGGGGCACAGAAACGCCAGGCTCTGAAGccgcaccaccccccctccccggcccagcCCCTCACGGTAGTGCTGGAGGCGCCCctcttcaccccccccccaaaccggAACGGCTGCATCCCGGCGGAAACCTGGCCCGTCACCATGGCAACCACTGCGGAGCCACAGCCTGGACGCGGCCCGGGTACCGGAAGCCTGACCGCCCAAAGCGGGCGGGGGAAGGCGCCCGCAGAACTCTCCCCCTGCGCGGTCTCGCGGCTCACGGAGCAAAGAGCCGGGTGTGCGCAAAGCGCAGGGTGCTCCGGGAAGCCCTCGCCTCCACCGGCCCCTCCTCCAAAACGATTTCTCCGGGTCCGGCCACCCCGGGGCCCAAAGGCGCACATAGGGGTCCGGGACTTGGGACTGTCCTCCCGCGgaacctcttctcccctccccccacccccgccccggccgtCCTCAGTTctgccgcgccccccccccccaccgcgccGTGGGGCGCACGGGCGACTCGTGCCCTTTGTGCCCAGAACTACGACGGTCACATCACCAACTGGGGCTTGGGGGGCGAGCGGGGGCCACCGGCCGGCCGCCAAGCCGTAAAGGCCCCCAACGCGTCCGGGGTCGCGCGcgccccccacccgcacccccacccccaccccggcccggtCCGCCTCCCGGAAGCCCACGGAGAAGGCCACGCCCCCCGCACTCCCGGCAGCCTCGGCACCGCCTCCCGGAAGCCCACGGAGAAGGCCACGCCCCCCGCACTCCCGGCAGCCTCGCGCGGCGGCGCCACTCACGCTCTGGTCGTCGTCCTCGCTGCGCACGTGGTCCGCGATGAAGCGCACGCCGTCCACCGCCGCGCGGAGCCCGCAGCCTTGCGCCGGGCCCGCCGGCTCCCCGGGGGCTTCTCGGAAGAGGAGGGCGCCCGCCTCGCGCTCGCGCTGGCGCCGCCGCAGGCGCAGGCGCTGGCGGGCGCAGCGGTGGCGCGGCTGCTGCATGAAGAGCAGCGCGGGCAGCTTCTCCAGGAACACGACCTTGACCCAGGGCGCCATGGTGTGCGTGGTGGGCGAGCGGTGGTGCACGTTGAGCACGCACACGCTGGTGACGATGGAGAAGGTGACCAGCACCATGGTGAACATGAGGTACTTGCCCACCAGCGGCACGTCCAGCGAGGTGGGCGGCACGATCTTGGAGATGAGCAGCAGGAAGACGGTGAGCGCCAGCAGCACGGAGATGCACAGCGTCATCTTCTCGCCGCAGTCGGACGGCAGGTAGAAGACGAGGATGGCCAGCGAGGTGATGAGCACGCAGGGGACGATGAGGTTGATGGTGTAGAAGAGGGGCTTGCGCCGGATGATGAAGTCGTACGTGATGTCCACGTACGTGGAGTCGTCCGGGTTCTCGTTGCGCCGGCCCGGCAGCGCCACGATGTCCCACTCGCCACTGGGCGTGAAGTCGTCCAGGCTGGCCACGTCACTCTTGAGCACCAAGTCGATCTCCGTGCGGTCGTAGGTCCACGAGCGGAACTTCATGGTGCAGTTCTGCTGGTCGAAGGGGAAGTGCTTCACCTCGATCTTGCAGGCGCTCTTGTAGATGGCGGGCGGCAGCCAGAAGATGCTGCCGTCGTAGGAGACCACGGCGTTGGAATAGAAGGACACCTCGTACATGCCGTCGGCGCTGCCAGAGGACGCGCACAGTGAGCCCCGGCTCCAGCGTGCCCGCCCCCTACCCGTCAGCCCAGCGCCGAGTGCGAGGGAGACTCGGGGTGGGCAACCCAGGTGTGAGGGTAACGGGCCAGGAGGGGCCAGGAGCGTACAGAGGTGCGGCAGGGAGTGAGCAAGAAGGGGAATGGGTGAGTTGGTGGTCGGGAGGCCTGTGAGGCCTTTCAGAGGCAGAAGCGGGTGGATGAGGGGGGCTGTCTGCTACTTATCGCGCATCGCGCAAACCGGGTGCTCCACACGAGGGTGGAGAGTAAGGAGCCCCAGGCAatgagggggacagaggcaggtGAGAGCGGGGCAGGGACCCGCTAGTGATGTGGGACCTTGAAGGTCAGCGGGGTTGTCGCAGGAAAGGGGACAGAACCCGGGGAGAAACTGGGACCGCCAGGCTCTTTGATCCTGAACGGTGCTCCAGGGAAGCGTATTCCGGGATCAGCGAAGGCGCTGCAGCTGCCAGCCCTTGTTCGTATCCCGCTGCGGCTCCAAACGCCAGGGGCTCCTATTTGGCTGGGAGGGGACTGGCCACGGCCCAAATCACCTCGGGGTGGTCGGGGTACTTCACACCACCCCGCCGTGGTCTGGGCCTGTCTGCGTAGTGACTGTGTCTGTGCCAGTGAGAGGTCCCCTCTCTTCCCAGCATGAGCTGATGCACTTTCCCCAAGACCCCTTCCCTCCCAGAGCACTCTGGTCATCTCCACCCGCCTTCCCGTTGCTCCCAGGCCACCTACTTGTTGTATAGGACCACATCCGGCAGCCAGATGTGCTTGGAAGGGAGCCGAACCTTCTTCATGTTGTCGAACTCCTCAGGCTTCCAGGTGAGGCGATAATCTTCCCATTcctgggaaagggggagagagcatTGCCGGCCTTGACCTTGGTGGGGCTCAAGGTCgaggacagagactgggaggATGGGGCATCTGGCTTGAGGAGGCTTTGAAAAGCCACTCCCTCCTGACAGGGACTCCTCTGCCCAGCCAATGTGGCTCATAAAATACGTCCTCGTTTAATCTGCACATCTAAGCCAAGATATTAGAatctacattttacaaataaaatggaTCTCGCAGATCTTAACATgttcaaagtcacagagctggtgaGTGGAAGAACCAAGATTCAGATCAGTTATTTAGGAATCCAAAGTCTATACCGTTCCGCCTTTCTTGAGGagattaaaagaggaaaaagcacatacaaaaaaaagtagtggggggggggggagcgggtgggaggaaagaggagacCGGGGATGTGGGCCGGGCAGGAAGAGCACTAACCTGGGTCAGCCAGACATTGGTGGTCATGATCTGTTCCCGCTCATGCTGCAGAGAAGAGAAGTTGCTGAGAAGGGCCCCCAGCAGGCAGGCTCACTACAAGCACCCACGTCCTTCCCATACCTCCCCAAGCCTTGGGAGCTCCAGAGGAATAAGCACAAACATGAGCACAATCTTGGCTCTTCAGATTTCAGTGGCTGGGCGGAGAGTTTGGGACCCGTACTCACCACACTAATGAGCTGGGCCAGCGACACCATGAGCTGAACGGTCACCAGCTCAGAGCCATTGGTGGCTGGGCGAATGAGCTTGTTGTACCGGGAAGGATCTAGGAGGTGCTCCACTAGCCGCTCCTCCGTGTCAGTACCCCAGACGCctgggcaggggagtgggggggcaggaaggaaggaagtgggcaAGGGGGGCCCACCTAGCATCCCGCTCTCCCTAGCCAAGTGGGCCAGCCAGGCTGAAACAGCAGCGTCCCGCTGCTCCATCCCTAAGGATACACCAAAATGCCTAGGTCAGCCCGTGGGGGCCCCTCATGGGGAAGCCGTTCTCTGAGATCACTGACCAGGGAGCCCCACACAGATGTCTCCAGACTAGGAACCCATTCCGCAAGGATTGTGGAGACCTGCTCTTCCTGCAAGGTCTCAGACAGTGGTCTCAAAAGACTGGAGATTTCATGTTTTCATGGCTTCTCCTGAAAGATCCCTGCAGTTCGAGGAGAGTTTGGGATGGTGATGAAAGGGAACGGCTATTTATATCACACCACACGACCTTTCTCCTCAGTCAGTGCCCATCTGTGTGTACAAGTAACATTATGTGCCTCCCCATGTGACTTTGGCtgtgaccccaccccacccccaccttcaaaGGCACTGCTGGGTTGGAGAGGAtagctgggctgggctgcctgTGCTGTAGGTCGGACCATGTGTTCAGTCCCAAATTCCACACGCACGGGAGCCCACCTCCCATGGCATGCAGGTGTGGAAAACATTTAGTTGTGTAACCCCTTCacacctgcccctcctgcccctccacaTACTCTCTTGCAACTCTGCACCCATGTGCCCCACCCCCTCGAGCTCCTTCCTAGCCCTCAGCCTGGCCCAGCGACTTCCCTCCCAAGTCTTCTGTCCAACCCCACAAGAGAGTTGAGAAGTCACTTCTCGCCCCTTCCTGCCTTGCCCCTGCGGAGTGGCCAGACTcaggagcccgacgtggggtacGGGAAACGCTGGAGAGCTAAGGGAGGGTGCCGATCCAGCTAGAGTACTTGTGAAAACGTTTCACGAGAAGTCAGGTGGCACCTCAACGGCAGCGTGTGCCCTCCTGACACCCCAGAAATCGCGGGGggaccccctccctccttcctctctgggccCACGCCCTCCCCACCACCGTGGCCCGCATCTCTTTCGCTTCCTTGCATCGCTTACTCCTTTGGGGACATCCTCCTCCCGTtcagtcccccaggcgcccccccccccccgcggacGGCCCCAGCTCTGGGGggtccccctcccaccccggaGCCCGGGAGCCCGAGGCGGTCCTCACCTGCGCGCAGCCCGAGGAGGCCGCAGCCGAGCAGCAGCGCGGCGGGGCCAGAGCGCAGGGCCATGCCGCGGGCGGGGCGCTGTCCGCGGTGCTGAAGCCGCGCGGGCCGGGGCGGCCGGGCTGCGGGAGGGGGTCGGCGGGCGGAGGCTGTTCGGGCCGCTCTCCCGGGGAAGGCGACTGGGACGGAGAGGGGAGGAGTCTCCGCCCCGGAGGCGGAAGCGCCGGAGCCCAGAAAGAAAGGGGGTCCCCAGGTGGGACGTGCTTCTGCCCAGGCCGCGTGTGCGCGGGGCGGAAGCGGGCGGCCCTCTGCCCCCAGCAGCTCTGGAGCCGCTCAGCACCCGGGCACCCAGCGCCGGAACGAGGGGGCGGGATTCGGGAGGAGCTCTTGGCGTGGCCGCCCTCCTTGTTCGCGCTCACCAATCCAAACGGTCCTGCCTCTCTGGAAGGACGAGGATGCCGCCGAGCAAAGGCATTTCAGGTCCTCAAAGAGACAGGGGACTCTGGGCTTGCCGTTTTAAAAAAGCGAGTGTGGAAAcagacacccccccacacacacacacacacctgtcccgTTCTCCGCCTCCATAAGCTCCCTCAGAGGCCaacctcctgccctcccccaggggGCCTCAGGTGGGGACGCCTAGACCTGGCCCGAAGAGAAGGCAACTTTCAAGAGCGGCCCTTATCAGTTAGCCCTGCCCATTCCCCTCCAGTCCAGTCTTCGGCCTCTGTGTCACAAAGGGGATCCGAGGACCACATCACACAGGCCAGCCGGAGGAGAGCAACCGTGAGACAGAGAGGGTTCACAACTCAGTGACATCTTTGGTAGGAAGAGCCCGGAACGTTTAGTTTCCGAGCCAATAAAGGCTTCCCTTTTTCCTTAGGTGGATTTTTGTCACTTACGACTAAAACTTTCCTGGCTAAAGCAGCCTTACCACACATGCAGCCTCCGTCTTACTCCGTCTCTGCCTACTTCTTCAGCCTCATCCAGCCCACTATATACAGCCCCCCACTCCAACTACAGGTGCGCTCTTGAAGATCGTGAAcattctccaccccacccccaccccatccttcaCACTTCAGGGCCTTTTAAACAGGGAGTTCCCTTGGCCCTTTTATCAACCACCTTCTGTTTATTTGAACACTTGACAGAAATGTCAGTTCCTCAAGGAAGGAGTATTTGACCGAGGACTAAGCCCAGCGCCCTGCTCTATGTTTGCAGAGGATGTCCATCCAATGAACGAATCCGTCTAAGGCAGTGGCGGTCTCCGCTGCTGAATCACGAACCAGCACAGCGCCCCGCTTCTCATGAGGGCTTGACAAATAGGAAAAGGGCTAGTGCAGGACCAACACCTTCCAGTGTGTAGGGgaaatccctttttaaaagttccgctaaggggcgcctgggtggctcagtaggttaagcgtccgactccagctcaggtcatgatatcacagctcgtgagttcgagccctgcatcgggctctgtgccgacagcctggagcctgcgtcagattctgtgtctccctctctctgcccttcccctgctcaggcgcgcgctctctcaaaaataaacattaaaaaaatctttttttgaaaaaagtgaaagttcAGCTAAAAGCAACTTATGTGACACATCCTCAGTCCTGATATTGAGGAGCAAAAATAAGACAAGTACCAGAAAAAGAGTGGATGGCCACAGGCCCTCTGATGCACGTGGGAGTGGACACATGCAGACATAAACATGTAATGATCtgctaagaattaaaaaatcttaGAAGGAAAGAGTGGAGAATAAAAGCCTTAAGGAAAAGAAACGTGTGCAGTCACTCCTTTTGGTGAAAGGGTCAAAGGTCGGAAAAAGACCCACCTTCAACAATTTAGATCAACATTTGCCGGGTGTCTACTGTTTTTCAAGGGTTGTGTGCATCTTGAGACCCAGCTATGAAGGAGGTCCAGTGTGGTGGCCGCTCCAGCAGGGGCAGGGACATGGTGTTCTGGAGGCACAGAGCAGGAAGGTAACGGTGTCTGAACACCTGCAGGAAGTGGAGATAAAACCCAGCACTGAAAGAGGAGAAAGCCAGTAAGCCAGGTTGCCTAAAGGCTCTTCAAAGACCTCagcaggagggacagggagcCGTACGTGCAGACGTCCTCAGTACTTGCCATCTCTCTGTTGGTGGACACAAGGTGGCTGGGGAAGGCCGTGAGTCTTCGCTTATGAACATCACTCTCTGGAGCGGCTGCCTGTCTCTGTGGTGACAGACTGGCGGGCCTCTGCTTGCTCGAAGCCCTCGGTTGCTCCCTGGCGCTTTTGGACCAGTCCGGGCAGCCTGCTCATCTTGGCCTCTGTCATCTCTTCAGATTCCTCAGCTCTTGCTtcaagtttctgttttgttt contains the following coding sequences:
- the CHRNB2 gene encoding neuronal acetylcholine receptor subunit beta-2, encoding MALRSGPAALLLGCGLLGLRAGVWGTDTEERLVEHLLDPSRYNKLIRPATNGSELVTVQLMVSLAQLISVHEREQIMTTNVWLTQEWEDYRLTWKPEEFDNMKKVRLPSKHIWLPDVVLYNNADGMYEVSFYSNAVVSYDGSIFWLPPAIYKSACKIEVKHFPFDQQNCTMKFRSWTYDRTEIDLVLKSDVASLDDFTPSGEWDIVALPGRRNENPDDSTYVDITYDFIIRRKPLFYTINLIVPCVLITSLAILVFYLPSDCGEKMTLCISVLLALTVFLLLISKIVPPTSLDVPLVGKYLMFTMVLVTFSIVTSVCVLNVHHRSPTTHTMAPWVKVVFLEKLPALLFMQQPRHRCARQRLRLRRRQREREAGALLFREAPGEPAGPAQGCGLRAAVDGVRFIADHVRSEDDDQSVSEDWKYVAMVIDRLFLWIFVFVCVSGTIGMFLQPLFQNFSAAAFLHADRSAPSSK